CGAGTTAACTCGCGAGTCTAACAACCTTGCTCATAGCCATACCCAACGTGCTATGCAGTGTTGTCGACATCTTTCTTGTTCTTTCTAGTTCGGCATCTTCTCAGAGTTTAACGCTACGACTTACGAGTTGTGGCCCATGATGTGGGAGTCGATGGTTAGTTGGGAAGAATTTGGATGATGAAGTTGAAGGACATGAAGATGAGGATCAGATGGAGGATCCTTATGATCATGACTTCGGACATTTGCTAGATTAGACATCTACATTCCAGAACTAGGATATTACTAAATACTTTTCAGTTTTAGTTTTTAAGTTTTGTGACTTGTAAGTAGTCAAAAACTTGATGTTTAGAGTCGTTATGTTATCCAATACTTTATATAGCTTAAGCACGACATTATTATGGTATACGGATTTTGATTATGAATTTCAATCGCCAATCTTGATTTTAACTACCTTACATACAATAAGCTCTAAAAAAGCCCTTTCAAACACCCCCTTATTAAACAAATGTACCTATGCACTACTTACGTAATAGAAACTTACGTAAGAATAATAAATTTATGATCCAGTAGGTTGTCTTTACCACACATGCAACAAACACAATTAACTCAAGAATATCCatatatcattaaaaaaaacttcaacTTACTTTGAAGATAGGCCTAGATCATAATCACCAGATTGGAAAACACGTTTAAGTGATTCCTTAAATACTGGATGGCCAAAACTCTCCGCGAGTACAACAAGGCCCCCAGTCCTTTCAACAGCAGTTTTAAGTTCAGCAATGCCAACCTAGATGATAAAGTATAAAGCAGAAATTTCAGattttcaaatataaaaaaattatacagaATAATATGCTAAGGTCCCACATTGACTAAAATGTGGTAAAGAAGTTCTTATATAGGGCAGAGCAATCCTCGCCCCTAAGCTAGCTCTTGGGATAGAGTTAAGCCTAACACAAACTCTTAATATGGTATCAAAGTCTACCCTAGATCCACTGTTATCCGGCCACCCAAGATAGATAATCCTTAGaagtttaaaattcaagaatcaACCTGGCCACAGTTGTTCCGGATAAAATTAATGAAGTCAACCTACCCTACAGTTATTTCAAGAGAAAATCGTGTCCGGTAGATATCCCATGATGGACATGAGGGAATTTCCATAAAATATTAAGTTTCCGATCTCGTCCAGTCCTACGTGTGATGAGGGTCTGTGCGAGGTCCAATATTGACTAGAAATTTAGAACTTGGACAATCTAGTTATCAATGGTAGGCAGCATTACACTGACCGCTCATTATAAGGGTTGCTTTAAATAAGtttcataaaatttaaaaaaaaaaaatccgcgGGTAGAAATCGACCCTAGGGCCTCCATCAACGTGAAGCCACTGCGGGCCCTAGCCGATCTTGGAATTAAATCCTACGAGCCGGCTAAGTCAGACCAAGGTGAGATTAGTCTCTTGTGTTAAAATTAGAATCTTTTAATAGATGAGAGTATTACAAACAAAGGAGATCAGAAATCCTCCTAAAATATGAAAACAGTGGAAGAATGACTTGGTCATGTATAGATATGttgacagaaaaaaaaatgataaataattcCACTTACATGTTTCATATTATCTTTGTTTACTAATAACTTAtcattataaaatattattaacaaGAGCGAACTGGTTAGAATCCTCTTTTTCAGAGTTGAGAGCCACAGGTAAATGATCTGTTATTAGACATGATTCATAGTATGACACTATGATGTAAGTTTATCCATATAGTCAGCCCACCAAGTGGGAAAAAGCTTTAACTACTAACTGATACCAACAACTTTGTTGTTGTTCTGAGCAGTATTTAAAGACTGAAGAACAGCAAAACGTTATTTTGGCGATTGATCCAGATAGTCACTCCACATTGTTCTGTCACTGTTTCTTCATGGCAAACATTGTTTACGGTTTACCCTTTTTTAAATGTCAGGTCCTTGGATCAATTCTTGGTTACAAGCATTAGTGATTTTAGTACAAGTAAAGAGACCAAGATTTTATGCAACATCCAATTCTTGCTACTATTTGGAGCATTGATTCAGCATGATGCTCATATTTTACGTTCAATGTGTTTTTGAAAATTACTGAAAATAGATGGAAGGAAATTAGTGCAAGAAGATTAGACATATATGTGAAATATATGTGAAATATCTACATACATTCCAATGAAAAAATGAATATATTGAAAAATAGGAAGAAATTATTTACAGCTTAAACCATCATTAAAAATTCTTATAACACTGGATGTACTTGGAACTTGGAAGTTGGACAGTTATCTAAAAACTCTGCTTGAAAAAGTATTGAAAAGTTAAAAGTTCTCTGGGAGGAAAACAGAGACATTCATTGGTCAACTTATAAACACAGAATGCTGTGTACAAACCACAAATGGTCAGcagaaaaaaagttaaaacattACCTGATCAAGAGCACAAGCAAAGAGATCTAGTACATGACCCTGATGTACAAGCTGCTTTGAAAGTCCATCATAGAATTTCACGCATTTATGGTAATATGGCACAGAATCTTTATCCAGATCCTTGTGGGAGCGAATTGGTTCAGAAAGTTGTTTGGATACAATCTACAGTATACAACAGTTCATAAGAGAGAATCAGCTGAGTTTCATCAACCAATTAAACAAGATGAAGTAAAAGATACGTAAAAGTATGTTCCTAAAAGTCCAGTCAAAGTAAATGTCGATTCCTGTAGTatgcttatttattttatctcattttagTTTTCTATTTGTAACTTATAAGCATTAAATAAACAGAAATTAGTTTGCACATGCCAGCACCAGTAAGATAGGTGTTAGTTATCATGGCTTAGCTTGCTATGCAAGCCTTCCTCACTATAAAAACTTGTACCCATGCAATACTTGAATAGAATGAAATCATTTTTCCTCTTACAACAATACCTCTCAATCTATTTTCTTTGAGCCATAAAGTACTTCAGAAAGGGTATTGATATCCAAACAATGTTACAGCACCACCACCCCCAAAACAAGGCCCCAGTCAGCAGGAGAAAATGATAGTCCCCTAAAGAACCAATATTTCCGCACGTTGGGTTAAGACTATCAGCCATGGGCACCCAACAATCTAAAAGATGAAAGATCATGAGCACCACAAAACCACCACTTCTTGCTTGCAGTCAACAACTCGTCATATTTCACCCTCAGAAAACTAAAATATATGACTCAAGAAATGTTAGCAAAATCTTAAAATCCCACGATTTTACGCTTCTACACCCCTGTTCCGAGCTGAATTGGTTGCGTAATCTCTTTCCCGTGAGATCTGTAGGATCATACATTCAAGATGTACCACAATTTTACGCTCTCGCACCCATGTTCCGAGCTGAATCGGTTGTGTAATCAGTTGCATAATCTCTTTCCCATGAGATCTGGTCAGAGCTTCTGACAGGGGATGCAAGTTTTTCCCTCTGTTGGTGAAACTTGGTCACTGTTACTGGACAtttattgttttcttttcttcttttgtgtTTTACTTTCATGTTAGCGTACACTTGTGGTTATGGATTTTAGTTTACGACTTATTTGAGTGTTAatcttatgaatttttattTCAACTTTAGTTTAATGATAGGATTTACATGATATTTTttatgaatatatatatgtttatgtatATTTTTACATTTCGGGTAGAATTTTACAATCTGATTAACGACTCTATTATTTACGATATTGCACCCCCTCTCCGATCCCACGTTGAATCCCGATTTTCACAACATGGGACTCAAGAATTATCATATATGTAAGCAGTACATTATATACAATTTTGGCAAGCTATACAGATATGTGCAACATATCAAGTCAGAGCTGGCTCTCGTTAGAGGAATTAATCTTGACCAATTTGTTCCATGTAACCAACCCCAGCAAATAAGAAAAGACTTTTAGTGGTATTGCTTACAACAAAAATGGATGGTTAAGATAAGATTTAAGTAAAGCAATCTTGACCatgattaaataattttatacagTCAAGGTTAATATCTCTCAAACCCTCACCAGATACATACACCCCTTCAATCGTCATGCATACACATGAGTATTATGAGAAACACTTACAGGAGCTGGTCCTTCAGTCGCGGGTCCCCCAATGAACGCCATGATTCTTGCCGCGGAACCAGGAACACAGGCCCCCAGCAAACTGGCTGCAATACTCAAAGCCGTGCTTGTGCACCTTGTCGCCCGCTGATCACCCGGCATCGGCCACGGATCCTTCTGCAGCTCATCCAGAACCTGCCAACAAAAAGTAAAAACCCACACACAACTCAACATATCTTCCAAAACCTGCCAACCAGACCAGAACTCACACAATTCAACTTATCAACAATTTTAACAATACCGAATTGAGCGCGAACTCGCACTCGGACGCGGGAAGCAGGAAACGCTTAATGCTCTCCGACGAGAGCCCATCCCGTGCGCCAGCGACAACACCAACCACCGGCTTCGGCTTCTTTGCGAAGAAACTCATCTGCTCGAGCAGCTGGTCCTTAGAAACGTCCTTGGAGCCCCTGAAAACGTAGGTTTTGGGGACAAGACCGAACCCGAGCTCGTGGACATGGACGAAGGTCCCGAAGGTGATGAGTCCGACAAGGGAATTCTCCGGCAGGAGCTCGACGGCCTGGGAGACGGCGGACCTCAGGAAGCCGATCTCCTCCTCAATGACGCACGTGTCGATGACGAAGAGGAAGACGGGGGGCACGTGCGGGGAGGTGTCGGAGGGGGAATCGTACTCGACGGTAGTGTAGTGGGGGAAGAGCTCGGCGGGGAGGTTGTCGTCGGAGATGGAGGCGTAGTGAGGGGGGAAGTGGTTGCGGTTGAAGCAGAAGGGGCAGATCCAGATCTTGGCGACGAAGTCGACCATGCAGAAGGGGTTGAGGATGGAGCGGCACGTGCGACAGCGAAGCGGGGTGTAAGGGAGGACGGGCATCGAGGGAAAGTGCTTTATGGGAGTGTAGATTGCCGCCACCGGAACGACGGCGTTCGTGGCCTCTTGCTTGGTGCCGGGGATCACGTTCCACGGCATGCGCACGCCGTCTTGGGATTCGAGATCTACGAATTCCGCCATTGTTAGAAGCGAGTTCGAGGATTTGAAGAAAGAGGAATGAAATTCAGTTCCTCTTCGGCTGTTTGGTGACCACGCTGATCAGCAAGGACTTTCAACACTAGAATAGATTTGGCCAACTTAATCCACAACTTTCATATGCCCATGTTCAGCAACCGGTTTCAAAGAATAATTATAGGTTGACAGCAGCTTGGAGAgagatggaggaggagagagataggaagaaaagaaaaagtaagagagagaaagtatgagatgtgatagatgataagatgagagagatagaaacaaaaataggtggaaatgaagtgtttaaaaaatgaggtgtgtatatatcattgctGGGTTTCAAATTAAGTTCATAGAACCTCACCccgggtggaaataggccgggCCGAGCCGAGCTTTGCGTGGCCTAGGTCTGGTCTGCATTCTCTTTTTGTGGGTCAAGCCTGGTCTGTTGCCTATCAATAAGCCAAATTTTACGGCTTGATCTGGCCTTTTCTAAGGCCTGGCCTGACCTACAAGCATGCTTAAAAGCATATTTAACATACAATTATATTAAAAGAATGTCATTAGGCTGACGGGCTAATAAgttttttatatatcattgcactttctttttaaataaaaatagacaCCTGCAATTCTTGTAAAACGGCAGTAGTGAGTGGTGACTTGCGGTTTGGATGAGAGGTGGACTTGGCAGCAGCAGACCGGCAGTGGTGGCCGGCTGCACCCTGCGTCTTGTGCGGTTGATGATGTGTCATGTTGAATATATCTGGAACCTTTCTAATCTAGGTTAGGGTAGGAActtagggttttgttttatactaaagtatacatcagtttaaaaaaaaatcaaataatatataaataggcCGGCCTGTTAGGCCAAATAGGCTTTTTTAATAGTTTGGGTCTGACCTTTTTAGTTAGTCAAGCTTTTAAAAAAGCCTTAGCCTGGcctttttaataaacgagcCGAGCCTCTAACGAGCCAAGCCATAGGCCCTTGACGAACCGcctggcctatttccacccctactcACCCCGACCTGAATCTCTTTTTCagcctattttttttttggtacatgggctaaaataaaacagaaactAAGAGCACCTACAACAAAGAAATTTTGTAAGTTTATTTGTGACATGTCATCTGAAATAAAGTTTTTTAACTGTTGCAGAAAATGAAGTTTCTCCACATAACAAGCAACTTTGCTCCAAACTTTGTTCAAAGTTTCTCTTCcaaatttaatgattaaaaaataataaaaaacaagaattaattaaaatgaaatataaataataaaaatataaaaaggtAAGGTATATTGTGGGGTCCATTTAAGAAACTTTTTAGGGTTgctgggttggagtaaaaagtgaGTAGAGTTGATTAAAGTGGTttatgtaacgccccgatttccgggtgtcactttagtaactcataaataaaataaagcggaaaagcaggtatattttttttcgttttttttttaaataaaaaggcttgtcgaaataaagactcaacccaatcgcgattaacagcgactaatgcacaatataagtacagtcctcgctgtaactaaaaacatggtcacgagtgtcctcaagtgacggaaagtatcaccaagtaactgaaagtagtgcccaCAGGCAAATAAGTGCGACCTATATAGTCAgggtcataagttttataaatacagtcctccaagaaagtaagtcagcccaaaacggcctccaaaggacctcctacgtccgacaaactgcctgtgatcctcatggaagagaaccacacaaaaagctaatagtcgggaacctaccctgccccaaaataagaaatgaaaatcagagctatgacactaacacccaaccttccataccctatacttccatcatcgaccctcatctggttatgcattcagtccgggtcctcgtcgaaacttcagtaatggtcattacgctcctggtcctccttgAGTGACGAACCAGCTGTAGAACGGCTGGCAGCaggtcgaccgcccaaacacagacatacaaacaaagccaaggcgctccCGTTATTCGTACCAAAATCCAAGTTCtgaaatttgggtcttacaatactaccctccaaaaagaaagtttcgtcctcgaaacttagggttacGCGAAGAGTCCTGAATAttgttccttgatcttctcTTCTAACTCTCATGTAGTATTgcttgtgtcattgttcctcataaccttcaCTTAAGCAATTTGTTTTCCCCTTGACTGTTTAACTCTTCTATTCCCAATGCTAACTGGCGACGTCTCAGAAGACAAAACATCTTCCAACTCCAtgttgtctggctcgatcaaTTGCGTCGGGTCTCTGTTTGAAAAAATACTAGTTgacactccgtgcagtcgcacaattttaaccacttgcttctttacgttcggtcgtccgaaattcttcttaaactcggtacatctctgccattctagagtgaatgttcaacttgtcctcgtgatcttcactcatgatcgttcggtaactcctagacgaactatCCCCTTGGAAactgctagtccattaaaacacctccaactttGCAACTATCCGCACGAtcaccaagaaatcaaacttctactcagacactattcgaattaaaactcgattTAAGTCCtcatttcttgtccttcacaaaacttattccctttaacatcaacttatcaacaacttataagctaatcttcatcttaatatctaacaatccattattatcgtcttcatcctcaaaactttcctcactcaaaccaatttacacttattgaaatccctaacacttcgcataaatcgagacttatcctctagaagatcaaatcataactatacctcaagggtcttaactagtcattttatcatccgatccttcaactttctgaggtttaactacaattgtaaatgctaacaccactaaatctcttattcgtacatgattttcaactcccaaagtcaatcttaaccctaggattctcattcaacttagcaaaattcacttgctaactctagcatgcatcaccgaaatccataacaaagttccattcactcttaaactctacgaaattTGTCCAAATATaaaaacctcaagtattcatcttaatactaacactttcctttctgtaacttgatcatcctccaatcaatccaatacttagtctctcgatcagaACTTGACAAGACTTCACGTCTCACGCGTTCGTGATCAAATCGATTAGCTTataatctaaaccttcactaagtttggacttctaatatcctttaactctccaacacttcttaaatgaatattcatttcttaaaacgacaactccttcccaaagaaaatcaattacttaacacgaactttcctcccaaacccgactaatcctcgatcaattcaaattcatcttacacatcattctatcaaagtccattgccagctgtgattccgaatatcaccccctcaatattaagttgatcaggcctaatacatcgaaggtggaaatttagaaaaaacccactggaacagtcaatgagttcctatcatccagtagtcacaaatatcctgatattttATCCTCAACGATTCTgatacggaaccacacaccctcaacataatacgtatactacccatcaggaatctctctaagattccttcttcagcttctggcttccttataatcgcatcggtgcaatactactttctaggcttagcgtgttattctaaacctcgtgtaacttctatagttaaaacacgagcagcagtcaaataaattcttagtaggtgtaataactataaggtcgaaGCTCGACAGTAAgagcaagttaggtgtgttgcacacaCTACTAGAGTAATGAAGGGTATACTATACTAGAAATCAAAAGGAATatttagaaggttaccatcgttcttgcgctcaccCCCAGCTaacccctcagctccttcaACGTTCATGACATAAACTCTCCCCCTTGTAGCTGAATGCTTTCCTTTCACAGCATTAATAGTTGGCTCCACCTTGGGTGCTTTACAATCGACGGCCAAATGCCCTGGCTGGTAgcaattgaaacatcgaggcccttggttcagacatgcattagcatagtgtccggtctttccacacctgaaacaggtcacctctgagtgtgctgattggcttcctgcccctggagtggcagtagtcaaATGCTTATAAGATCCTGGGGTAAAACTTCTCCCCTCCGGATGTTGATACGGCTTCCTCTGTTGGATTTTACCTCTCCCCTGGTAGTCTTGAGAACCCGACCTCATTGGTCCTCTAGTTCCAGCACGGTtcatcctcttgttcttcatcagttctACCTCTgtagccttctcaaccaatgcctgaaATCGCACAATCCCTAACGGTCttactgagtcctcaatgtcagccctcagcccattcacaaagcgcttgcacatgtagggttcatcaacctgattgtggaaaaatcggaagtgtttggccaaagattccagcttagcAGCATACTCTGGAATAGACATACTTCCCtgaccaagagtcagaaactgtgcctcacgctcatcgcgagcactatcaggaaaatatTTCTCTAggaaagcagcacgaaacgagtttcagttcacctccacatggtttgcctccataatccctctggcgcccctccaccagtactcagcatcgcccaaaAGCAGAAAGattgccatgcccaccttggctccctcagcagtctgcagcACACAGAAAATTTTCTCTATTTCctcaatccagagatccgctttgtccgggtcagtaccacccgagaacttaggtggatcctgtctcctgaagtcattcagccccttgttctgatccagagtcacctccctctgacgctggtgttgatcacgcgcttcctctgCAGCACGCCTATAAGCGTTGTCGTTCGCCTGattagtcattgcctgggccatagtggccatcatctcagctaactgattcgtgttcaccaccGTCTGTTACCCTAAGCAAACAGTAAGTCCTAACCATACGATAGCACTAGAAAACTATTCCATATGATCAAGTAACAATACAACCAATTAGAACGAAAATCGctcggcagacaatcaattttttactctttgcagagtcacacaacctagcacagaagacctattccccaaagactcccgaaagactcgacaagctctgataccacaatgtaacgccccgatttccgggtgtctgatcgaggccgtacccgatacaaataattaaattagaaaactgtagtaaactaggaagtgactcctaggtcgtttcccaaggattatcgtttcaaCAAAGACTCAATATTATTAATACTAACAAACGCACACACACTGGGGGAGGTTTTGTGATTCAGTTTAAAAATACTAACAGAAAGTAAAAGCAGATTAATATGAtaagtaaagacggacgaatcccttcgttcagtatatcgctgctcaatcacgggtatctaaagatcaattcttgttattagtttcctagttcgtgagaattaattaactaagcgataactaattcacagattcctaaactaagcgattaagaatcctttacgccctaatatgaactaagcgatcatacatcatcttctatttcatgaacataaggaattaagcaaacctaagccagaattagagatgaagaaaactaatcagttgaattctattaagcactatacctcaagagcgcgatatactttgcaaaggaattcgttcgaaggaaattagccttccatggatggggcgaattcaacaattattttggagaagagaatagggattaaaagcataaaccctagcagaactctaataattactgaaattcgaaattgcataaaataataatgta
This portion of the Lotus japonicus ecotype B-129 chromosome 3, LjGifu_v1.2 genome encodes:
- the LOC130743253 gene encoding protein transport protein SEC23 C, which codes for MAEFVDLESQDGVRMPWNVIPGTKQEATNAVVPVAAIYTPIKHFPSMPVLPYTPLRCRTCRSILNPFCMVDFVAKIWICPFCFNRNHFPPHYASISDDNLPAELFPHYTTVEYDSPSDTSPHVPPVFLFVIDTCVIEEEIGFLRSAVSQAVELLPENSLVGLITFGTFVHVHELGFGLVPKTYVFRGSKDVSKDQLLEQMSFFAKKPKPVVGVVAGARDGLSSESIKRFLLPASECEFALNSVLDELQKDPWPMPGDQRATRCTSTALSIAASLLGACVPGSAARIMAFIGGPATEGPAPIVSKQLSEPIRSHKDLDKDSVPYYHKCVKFYDGLSKQLVHQGHVLDLFACALDQVGIAELKTAVERTGGLVVLAESFGHPVFKESLKRVFQSGDYDLGLSSNGIFEINCSKDIKVQGIIGPCASLEKKGPLCSDVVIGQGGTSAWKMCGLDKSTSLCLFFDIVRKESPDATMQSTSNQFFFQFLTYYQNNSGQMRFRVTTLSRRWVAGPGSVQDLIAGFDQEAAAIIMARQVSFKMETEAEFDPIRWLDKALINLCSRFGDFQKDTPSSFSLSPRLSIFPQFMFHLRRSQFVQVFNNSPDETAYFRMILYRENVANSVVMVQPSLISYSFNSGPEPALLDVAAIAADRILLLDSFFTVVIFHGSTIAQWRKAGYHNEPEHQAFAQLLRAPHDDADLIMKERFPVPRLVVCDQHGSQARFLLAKLNPSATYNTETSHPGGDIIFTDDVSFEVFLDHLQRLVVQ